From the Candidatus Methylomirabilota bacterium genome, the window AACGTCAAGCCGCTCTACGGCCTCCTGTCCGACCTGGTCCCGCTCTTCGGCTATCGGCGGCGCTCGTACCTCCTCATCACCACCGCCATGGCGGCCGGCGGCTGGCTGATTCTCGGCCTCTTGCCGGGGTACCCCTACGGCCTCACGCTGGTGATCCTCGGCCTCACCGGGCTCGGGCTCGCCTTCACCGACGTCCTGTGTGACGCCGTGATGGTGGAGGAGGGCAAGCCCCGCGGCCTCACCGGGCGCTTTCAGTCGATCCAGTGGGCCGCCATCTACGCCGCCAGCCTGATCGCCGGCGTCGGCGGCGGCTACCTCTCCGCACACGTCGCCTATTCGCACACGTTCCTGCTCGTCGCCGCCTTCCCGGCCCTGTCGTTCGCGGCCTCGGCCTACGCCGTCCGTGAGGGACGCACCCGGTTCGACCGCGCCACCGTCCACACGACGCTGGCCGCGCTCCGCACCGGCGTCCGCTCGGGACCGCTCTGGCGCGCGGCGGCCTTTCTGCTCCTCTGGAACTTCAGCCCCTCTTTCGGCGTTCCCCTCGAGTTCTACATGGTGGACGTCCTGGGGATCACCAAGATCCAGCTCGGCCTCCTCGCCACGATCGCGAGCGGCGCGTCGATGGTGGGGGCGATCCTGTTCGGGCGGTACTTCCGGGGCTACCCGGTCAAGCGCCTGCTGAACGTCGCCGTCGGCATCGGGGTGGCCGGCACGCTCGCCTACTACGGGCTGGTCGGCTGGTGGTCGGCGGTCTTCCTCAACGCCACCGTGAGCCTGGTGACCATGGTCGCCTTCCTGGCGACCATGGACCTCGCCGCGCGCGCGGTGCCGACCCACGCCGAAGGGACGTTCTTCGCCGCGCTGATGTCGGTGAACAACATCGGGACGACCGGCTCGGCCTGGCTCGGGGGGTGGCTCTACGATCTGGTCGGGCTGGGCTGGCTGATCGCCATCAGCGCCGCGGCCACCGCCGCCTGCTGGCTCCTGGTCCCCTGGGTCCGCACCGACTGACGAGGTGACGTGAGCCAGGCCGGCGTGCAGCCGATCGAAGACGACCGCCCGGGCTGGCGCGTGGCCGCGCCACGGCTGGCCGACGCCCTCGCCGT encodes:
- a CDS encoding MFS transporter, with product MQGFAEPKAGLASQPIFFLLKDDLKLTASQTATFFALIGIAWNVKPLYGLLSDLVPLFGYRRRSYLLITTAMAAGGWLILGLLPGYPYGLTLVILGLTGLGLAFTDVLCDAVMVEEGKPRGLTGRFQSIQWAAIYAASLIAGVGGGYLSAHVAYSHTFLLVAAFPALSFAASAYAVREGRTRFDRATVHTTLAALRTGVRSGPLWRAAAFLLLWNFSPSFGVPLEFYMVDVLGITKIQLGLLATIASGASMVGAILFGRYFRGYPVKRLLNVAVGIGVAGTLAYYGLVGWWSAVFLNATVSLVTMVAFLATMDLAARAVPTHAEGTFFAALMSVNNIGTTGSAWLGGWLYDLVGLGWLIAISAAATAACWLLVPWVRTD